One window of Pantanalinema sp. genomic DNA carries:
- a CDS encoding trimeric intracellular cation channel family protein has translation MVWEILNVIGTIAFATSGAIVAMEEDYDVIGVLFLGMTTSFGGGIIRDLLLGIPLSSFWAQTTLHYVAIASIAAIYLLPRRWIRRWMRLAMVLDAAGLAAFAIQGGLYAREAHLSHLAVVLAAIMTGTGGGIIRDVLAHRRPLVFQNTTLYVVWAMLAGAAIALGLPTTPLFLFGLLGLVCGLRIASVVLEWRLPLRRIV, from the coding sequence ATGGTCTGGGAGATCCTCAACGTCATCGGCACCATCGCCTTCGCCACCAGCGGCGCCATCGTCGCCATGGAGGAGGACTACGACGTGATCGGCGTCCTGTTCCTCGGGATGACGACCTCCTTCGGGGGAGGGATCATCCGCGATCTGCTGCTCGGCATCCCGCTCTCGAGCTTCTGGGCCCAGACCACCCTGCATTACGTCGCAATCGCCTCGATCGCAGCCATCTACCTGCTGCCACGCCGCTGGATCCGTCGGTGGATGCGCCTGGCCATGGTCCTGGATGCGGCCGGCCTGGCGGCCTTCGCCATCCAGGGGGGGCTCTACGCGCGCGAGGCCCACCTCTCGCACCTGGCCGTGGTCCTCGCCGCGATCATGACGGGCACCGGCGGCGGCATCATCCGCGACGTCCTCGCCCACAGGCGCCCCCTGGTCTTCCAGAACACCACCCTTTACGTGGTCTGGGCCATGCTCGCCGGCGCGGCGATCGCGCTCGGCCTGCCGACCACGCCCCTCTTCCTCTTCGGCCTCCTGGGGCTGGTCTGCGGGCTGAGGATCGCGTCGGTCGTCCTGGAGTGGCGCCTTCCGCTGCGGCGCATCGTCTAG